Within Xanthomonas oryzae pv. oryzae, the genomic segment CAGCGCTCTGCTGCTTCCAGCGCCAGCGCAGTCTTGCCGCTGGCGGTGGGGCCCATCAGGGCGATCGCCAGCGGGCGTTGGTCGGCAGGCATCAGTCCTCGTCCGGCCAACGGATGGTCGGTGCGACCGGCGCGCTGACACGCGGGACCGGAATCGCCGCCATCGCGTTCCATACCTTCAACGCATCCACGGTGGCCGCCACATCGTGCACGCGCAACAGCAGCGCGCCGTGCTGGGCGGCGATCAGATGGGCGGCCACCGAGCCATGCACACGTTCGGCGGCAACCTCACGCCCGGTCAATTCGCCGATGCTGCGTTTGCGCGACAGCCCGGCCAATACCGGCAAGCCGAATTCCTGCAGGCGCTGCAGCTGCGCAAGCAGGGCGAGGTTGTGCGTGGTGGTCTTGTCGAAGCCGAAACCAGGGTCCAGGATCAGCCGGCGCTTGTCGATGCCGGCCATCTCGGCGGCGAAGATGCGCTCGGCCAGAAAGCGGTGGACTTCCCCCACCACATCGTCGTACTGCGGCGCATCTTGCATGGCGTGCGGCGCGCTGCGCGCATGCATCAAGACCACCGGCACGCGCAGGTCCGACGCCGCCTCCAGTGCACCGGGCGAACGCAGTGCATACACGTCGTTGATCATGCCCGCGCCGGCCGCGACCGCTGCACGCATGACCTCCGGTTTGAACGTATCCACGCTGATCGGCACGCGGGTGCGTTGCGCCAGTGCTTCGATGACCGGAATCACCCGCTGCAGTTCTTCTTCAACCGATACCGGCGTGGCACCCGGGCGTGTGGACTCACCGCCGATATCCAACACCGCAGCACCCTGCTCCACCAGCGCCAGTCCATGCGCGATCGCCGCTTCGCAGCTGGCATGCTGGCCGCCGTCGGAGAACGAATCGGGCGTGACATTGACGATACCCATCACCTGCGGCGTATCCAGCCGCAGGCTGCGGCCGGCGCAATCCAGTGTGAGGGCGGTATCGAACATCCACGATGTCTCCTGGGTCATTGCTTGCATGTGGGCATTGCTACGCCCGATAACGCATCAAGGCCGGGAATCGCTTCCCGGCCTTGATGCATGCCGCTGCAGATCAGTGCACAACCGGCTCAGATCTGCTCGGCGGGCCCGGCGATGGGCGGCAACGGCCGCGGGCTACCCTTGTCGTTGTTGTTGCCACCGTCCTTGTCGGACTTGCCCCAACCGGCCGGCGGCGGCGGCTCGCGGCCTTCCATGATGGCATCGATCTGCGGCACGTCGATGGTTTCGTACTGCAGCAGCAGCTGCGACATCGCATGCAGCTTGTCCAGATTATCGGTGAGGATGGTCTTGGTCTTGCTGTAGGCCTTGTCCAGAATCGAACGCACGACTTCATCGATCTTGCGCGTGGTCTCATCGGAGACGTTCTTGTGCTGGGTCACCGAACGGCCTAGGAACACCTCGTCCTCTTCCTCGCCATAGGCAACCGGGCCGAGCTCGTCGGACAGGCCCCACTTGGTGACCATGTTGCGTGCCATCTTGGTAGCCCGCTCAATGTCGTTGGAGGCGCCGGTCGTGACCTTGTCGCCGCCGAAGATCAGCTCTTCGGCAACGCGGCCGCCATACAGCGAGCACAGCTGCGATTCGATCGCCACGCGGTTCATCGAGTAACGATCGCCTTCCGGCAGATACATGGTCACGCCGAGTGCGCGGCCGCGCGGAATGATGGTGACCTTGTAGACCGGGTCGTGCTCCGGCACCAGGCGGCCGACAATGGCGTGGCCTGCTTCGTGATACGCGGTCAGCGTCTTTTCGTCCTCGCTCATGGCCATCGAACGACGTTCGGCGCCCATCAGGATCTTGTCGCGGGCACGGTCGAAGTGGTCCATACGGACCTCCTTCTCGCTGCCGCGCGCCGCGAACAACGCCGCTTCGTTACACAGGTTGGCCAGATCGGCACCCGAGAAACCCGGGGTACCGCGGGCGATCACCATCGGCACGACGTCGTCGGCCAGCGGCAGCTTGCGCATATGCACGCGCAGGATCTGCTCGCGGCCCTTGACGTCCGGCAAGCCGACCACAACCTGGCGGTCGAAACGGCCCGGACGCAGCAAGGCCGGATCCAGCACGTCGGGACGGTTGGTCGCCGCAATGACGATCACGCCTTCGCCGCCTTCAAAGCCGTCCATTTCGACCAGCAACTGGTTCAGGGTCTGCTCGCGCTCGTCATGCCCGCCGCCGAGACCGGCGCCGCGATGACGGCCCACCGCATCGATTTCGTCGATGAAGATGATGCACGGCGCGTGCTTCTTGGCCTGCTCGAACATGTCGCGCACGCGGCTCGCACCGACACCGACGAACATTTCGACGAAGTCGGAACCGGAGATGCTGAAGAACGGCACCTTGGCTTCGCCTGCGATCGCCTTGGCGAGCAGCGTCTTACCGGTACCCGGCGGGCCCACCATCAGCACGCCGCGCGGAATCTTGCCGCCCAGCTTGGTGAACTTGGTCGGGTCGCGCAGGAAGTCGACCAGTTCGCCCACTTCTTCCTTGGCCTCGTCGCAACCAGCAACGTCGGCGAAGGTGATCTTGATCTGGTCTTCGCCCTGCAGCTTGGCGCGCGACTTACCGAAGCTCATCGCACCCTTCGCGCCGCCACCGCCGCCTTGCATCTGGCGCATGATGAACAGCCAGAAGCCGATGATCAGGATGACGGGCAGGAAATTCAGGACCAACGACCAGAAGCCAGGGCCGGTCGAGGGCTTCTGGCGGGTCATTTCGATGTTCTTGCTGTACAGCACGTCGACCAGCTTGTCGTCGCGCGGACCGTAGACGGTAGCTTCGCTACCGTCGGTACGTTTGAAGCGGATCGCGTTGACGGCCAGGTTGGTCTCGTCGGTGTAGTCCACCGATTTAACGCGCCCGGAGTCCACTTCCTTCAGAAATTGGGTGTAGGT encodes:
- the ftsH gene encoding ATP-dependent zinc metalloprotease FtsH, with the translated sequence MNDLTKNLLLWVVVAVVLMVVFQSFSPRMAGGVGPDSITYTQFLKEVDSGRVKSVDYTDETNLAVNAIRFKRTDGSEATVYGPRDDKLVDVLYSKNIEMTRQKPSTGPGFWSLVLNFLPVILIIGFWLFIMRQMQGGGGGAKGAMSFGKSRAKLQGEDQIKITFADVAGCDEAKEEVGELVDFLRDPTKFTKLGGKIPRGVLMVGPPGTGKTLLAKAIAGEAKVPFFSISGSDFVEMFVGVGASRVRDMFEQAKKHAPCIIFIDEIDAVGRHRGAGLGGGHDEREQTLNQLLVEMDGFEGGEGVIVIAATNRPDVLDPALLRPGRFDRQVVVGLPDVKGREQILRVHMRKLPLADDVVPMVIARGTPGFSGADLANLCNEAALFAARGSEKEVRMDHFDRARDKILMGAERRSMAMSEDEKTLTAYHEAGHAIVGRLVPEHDPVYKVTIIPRGRALGVTMYLPEGDRYSMNRVAIESQLCSLYGGRVAEELIFGGDKVTTGASNDIERATKMARNMVTKWGLSDELGPVAYGEEEDEVFLGRSVTQHKNVSDETTRKIDEVVRSILDKAYSKTKTILTDNLDKLHAMSQLLLQYETIDVPQIDAIMEGREPPPPAGWGKSDKDGGNNNDKGSPRPLPPIAGPAEQI
- the folP gene encoding dihydropteroate synthase; the encoded protein is MFDTALTLDCAGRSLRLDTPQVMGIVNVTPDSFSDGGQHASCEAAIAHGLALVEQGAAVLDIGGESTRPGATPVSVEEELQRVIPVIEALAQRTRVPISVDTFKPEVMRAAVAAGAGMINDVYALRSPGALEAASDLRVPVVLMHARSAPHAMQDAPQYDDVVGEVHRFLAERIFAAEMAGIDKRRLILDPGFGFDKTTTHNLALLAQLQRLQEFGLPVLAGLSRKRSIGELTGREVAAERVHGSVAAHLIAAQHGALLLRVHDVAATVDALKVWNAMAAIPVPRVSAPVAPTIRWPDED